Proteins from a single region of uncultured Sunxiuqinia sp.:
- a CDS encoding TonB-dependent receptor plug domain-containing protein, which produces MEKHIVFSLLLILLCISGFAQEQVISIHAENKSLNTVLEEISATYHTPFAFDADYFSTINVTIHQNKISVTDFLALLSDRYHLLFEKIENTYVLYEPPPLPQKKPEFITLKGQVIDQTTGEPLLFCTVAYDENLGTITNELRIFNEKIAKTDEVAIQISHLGYQRLDSTINIVPDKFHQITLEPFAIHIETIEVHQQEKNVIEMGKQNGRMAFNPKQSENLPQIDDNDLVTSLSLIPGVNFLSRQSSGISIRGGSPSENLILLDGMPVLETSLLFGNLSVLNAKYISQAFVSRAVLLMPLLVNGFPALLN; this is translated from the coding sequence TTGGAAAAACATATTGTCTTTAGCCTACTTCTTATTTTATTATGCATCTCCGGCTTTGCACAGGAACAAGTCATTTCCATACACGCTGAGAACAAAAGTCTGAATACCGTTTTGGAAGAAATTTCGGCAACATACCACACGCCATTTGCTTTTGATGCCGACTATTTTTCGACCATCAACGTTACAATTCATCAGAATAAAATTTCAGTCACTGATTTTTTAGCCTTATTGAGCGACCGATATCACTTGCTTTTCGAGAAAATTGAGAACACTTACGTGCTCTACGAGCCCCCTCCTCTGCCGCAGAAAAAGCCTGAATTCATCACGCTAAAAGGTCAGGTTATTGATCAAACAACCGGCGAACCATTGCTATTTTGTACTGTCGCTTACGACGAAAACCTCGGAACAATCACCAATGAGTTGAGAATTTTCAACGAAAAGATTGCAAAAACGGATGAGGTAGCTATCCAGATTAGCCATTTGGGCTACCAACGATTAGACTCCACAATTAATATAGTTCCTGATAAATTCCATCAGATTACCTTGGAGCCTTTTGCCATCCATATTGAAACGATTGAAGTCCATCAACAAGAAAAGAATGTGATTGAAATGGGCAAGCAAAACGGAAGAATGGCCTTTAACCCCAAGCAATCGGAAAACTTGCCTCAAATTGACGACAACGATTTGGTAACTTCACTGAGTTTGATTCCCGGTGTTAATTTTCTGAGCAGGCAATCCTCCGGTATTTCCATCCGAGGTGGTTCGCCTTCCGAGAACCTGATTTTGCTTGATGGCATGCCGGTACTGGAAACCAGCCTTTTATTTGGAAACCTCAGTGTACTCAATGCCAAATACATTTCGCAAGCGTTTGTGTCGCGCGCTGTGCTTTTGATGCCTCTTTTAGTGAACGGATTTCCGGC